One window of Acipenser ruthenus chromosome 17, fAciRut3.2 maternal haplotype, whole genome shotgun sequence genomic DNA carries:
- the LOC117422860 gene encoding probable G-protein coupled receptor 142, with protein MIALLNTTSSSPLGGTQGSGQLQRSVCVLGFIPVIYYSALLCIGVPVNILTAVVLSRLAARTQKSSYFYLLALTGSDILTQLFIVFVGFLLETAVFHREVPELLLHTISVLEFAANHASIWSAVSLTVDRYLALCHPLRHRQFSYPERTQKVIALVFVLALASGVPFYWWSDVWRVTHPPTAMDKALIWTHCTIIYFLPCSIFLVLNSIIIYRLKIRHRKQCREQCQKPAPRRCGKTTAILLALTTAFSILWAPRTFVIIYHLYVSTVNRNWLVHLAYDLANMLAMLNTAVNFFLYCFVSKRFRSGVRDVLLLRGGVPPAPHHPLTLKPLPNSLHSSCDGKSLSAPDVTPSHF; from the exons ATGATCGCTTTGCTCAACACTACTTCGTCCAGCCCCCTGGGTGGGACCCAGGGGTCAGGGCAGCTGCAAAGGTCTGTCTGTGTCCTGGGATTCATCCCTGTCATTTACTACAGCGCCCTACTTTGCATCGGAGTGCCAG TGAACATTCTGACAGCAGTGGTCCTCTCCCGACTCGCAGCCCGCACCCAGAAGTCCTCGTACTTCTACCTGCTAGCCCTGACCGGCTCCGATATCCTGACCCAGCTCTTCATCGTCTTCGTGGGCTTCCTTCTGGAGACGGCTGTTTTCCATCGAGAGGTCCCGGAGCTGCTGCTCCATACCATCAGCGTGCTGGAGTTCGCCGCCAACCACGCCTCCATCTGGTCTGCCGTATCACTGACGGTGGATCGCTACCTAGCGCTGTGCCACCCCCTGCGCCACCGGCAGTTCAGCTACCCGGAACGAACGCAAAAGGTCATAGCCCTGGTCTTTGTTTTAGCACTTGCTTCTGGTGTCCCCTTCTACTGGTGGTCGGACGTCTGGAGGGTCACCCACCCACCGACGGCAATGGACAAGGCGCTAATCTGGACCCATTGCACCATTATCTATTTCCTGCCCTGCAGTATCTTCCTGGTGCTCAACTCTATTATCATCTACAGGCTGAAGATTCGGCACAGGAAGCAATGCCGCGAGCAGTGCCAAAAGCCAGCCCCGAGGCGCTGCGGGAAAACCACGGCCATCCTGCTGGCGCTCACCACCGCCTTCTCAATCCTGTGGGCGCCACGCACTTTCGTCATCATCTACCACCTCTACGTGTCCACGGTGAACCGCAACTGGCTCGTTCACCTGGCCTACGACCTTGCCAACATGCTTGCCATGCTCAACACCGCTGTCAATTTCTTCCTGTACTGCTTCGTCAGCAAGCGTTTCCGCTCGGGTGTCCGAGACGTGCTCCTGCTGCGTGGCGGGGTCCCGCCGGCTCCCCATCATCCCCTGACCCTCAAACCACTTCCCAATTCTCTGCACTCCTCCTGTGATGGCAAGAGCCTCAGCGCCCCTGACGTGACCCCTTCCCATTTCTGA
- the LOC117422858 gene encoding BTB/POZ domain-containing protein 17 yields MAIMFQRIIPARIQLGVLFIAFCFQILTASGAQKVEALPEGSGALINHSLMLVQRLEALLAHGNSSDVALRVQTLHSDEVKVFQAHSLVLSLQSEVFEGLLQHRNASGLILRETADCATVFDKFIRYLYCGEITVLLEQAIPLHKLASKYRVSALQEGLSHYMTQHLASDSPQGHVVSWYDYAMHIGDVGLRDSCLQYLSWNLSSVFQSGEWRAVSDDLLLSLLQRSDLILQSELELFGALESWIGHNQPGGTTIESALRSVRYAMIPPGQLFRLQKQSPVLLKYHESVQDLLFMAFQFHSASPLQFAKYFDVNCSLFTPRNYLSPAWGSPWLINNPTRDDRSTSFQTQLGPSSHDSAKKIMWNALFSPRWLPVSLRPVYTAEHGAMQAVRAEEGRPRIIVTPATSSVDFAGVSFQKTVIVAARQQGKVVVRHVFNFHQSTEESGDFLAQADLQRRASDYLIESAMHLHIIIKPIYHSLIKAKK; encoded by the exons ATGGCCATCATGTTTCAGAGAATAATTCCAGCTCGAATCCAATTGGGGGTACTGTTCATTGCCTTCTGCTTTCAAATTCTAACAGCTAGTGGAG CTCAGAAGGTGGAAGCTCTCCCTGAGGGCAGTGGGGCCCTAATTAACCACTCCCTGATGCTGGTGCAGCGGCTGGAGGCTCTGCTGGCTCACGGGAACAGCAGCGACGTGGCCCTGCGCGTGCAAACGCTGCACTCGGATGAGGTGAAGGTGTTCCAGGCACACTCGCTGGTGCTCTCCCTGCAGAGCGAGGTCTTCGAGGGGCTGCTGCAGCACCGCAACGCCAGCGGACTGATCCTGAGAGAGACAGCCGACTGCGCCACTGTCTTTGACAAGTTCATCAG GTATCTGTACTGTGGGGAGATCACAGTCTTGCTGGAGCAAGCCATCCCACTACACAAGCTGGCCAGTAAATACCGTGTGTCTGCTCTGCAGGAGGGGCTAAGTCACTACATGACCCAACACCTGGCCAGCGACTCCCCGCAGGGCCACGTGGTCAGCTGGTATGACTACGCCATGCATATCGGGGACGTGGGGCTGAGGGACAGCTGCCTGCAATACCTGTCCTGGAACCTGTCCTCGGTCTTCCAGAGCGGGGAGTGGAGGGCGGTGAGCGATGACCTGCTGCTCTCCCTGCTCCAGCGCTCCGACCTGATCCTGCAGAGCGAGCTGGAGCTCTTTGGGGCGCTGGAGAGCTGGATCGGGCACAACCAGCCCGGCGGGACGACCATCGAGAGCGCGCTGCGGTCTGTGCGCTACGCCATGATCCCCCCCGGGCAACTCTTCCGCTTGCAGAAGCAGTCCCCTGTCCTGCTCAAGTACCACGAGTCGGTCCAGGACCTGCTTTTCATGGCTTTCCAGTTCCACTCAGCCTCCCCTCTCCAGTTCGCCAAGTATTTCGACGTCAACTGCAGCCTGTTCACACCCCGGAACTACCTCTCCCCAGCCTGGGGCTCCCCCTGGCTCATTAACAACCCCACCAGGGACGACCGCAGCACCAGCTTCCAGACTCAGCTGGGCCCCAGCAGCCACGATTCCGCCAAAAAGATCATGTGGAACGCCTTGTTCTCCCCGCGCTGGCTGCCCGTGAGCCTGCGGCCGGTGTACACAGCAGAGCACGGGGCGATGCAGGCAGTGAGGGCGGAGGAAGGGCGCCCCCGGATCATCGTCACCCCGGCCACCTCCAGTGTTGACTTCGCAGGCGTCAGCTTCCAGAAGACGGTGATCGTGGCGGCGCGCCAGCAGGGCAAGGTGGTAGTACGCCACGTCTTCAACTTCCACCAGAGCACGGAGGAGAGCGGCGACTTCCTGGCGCAGGCCGACCTGCAGCGACGAGCCTCCGATTACCTCATCGAGAGCGCCATGCACCTGCACATCATCATCAAGCCCATCTACCACTCCCTCATCAAGGCCAAGAAGTGA